A genomic segment from Panthera tigris isolate Pti1 chromosome A1, P.tigris_Pti1_mat1.1, whole genome shotgun sequence encodes:
- the RNF44 gene encoding RING finger protein 44 isoform X4, whose protein sequence is MRPWALAVTRWPPSAPVGQRQFSVGPSSTPGQLRGSPSREGPLASLPAQDEHLPSQQPPSRPHLPVEEHRASAPAGRSPRMLHPASQQSPFMVDLHEQVHQGPVPLSYTVTTVTTQGFPLPTGQHIPGCSAQQLPACSVMFSGQHYPLCCLPPPLIQACTMQQLPVPYQAYPHLISSDHYILHPPPPAPHPQPAHMAPLGQFVSLQAQHPRMPLQRLDNDVDLRGDQHPLGSFTYSTSAPGPALSPSMPLHYLPHDPLHQELSFGVPYSHMMPRRLSTQRYRLQQPLPPPPPPPPPPPYYPSFLPYFLSMLPMSPTAMGPTISLDLDVDDVEMENYEALLNLAERLGDAKPRGLTKADIEQLPSYRFNPDSHQSEQTLCVVCFSDFEARQLLRVLPCNHEFHTKCVDKWLKANRTCPICRADASEVPREAE, encoded by the exons CCCCAGCCGCGAGGGCCCCCTGGCCAGCCTGCCTGCCCAGGATGAGCACTTACCCTCCCAGCAGCCACCGTCCCGACCACACCTCCCTGTAGAGGAGCACCGAGCCTCGGCTCCTGCCGGCAGGAGCCCCCGAATGCTGCACCCAGCCTCTCAACAGAGCCCGTTCATGGTTGATCTCCACGAGCAG GTGCACCAGGGACCCGTCCCTCTGTCCTACACAGTCACCACAGTGACGACCCAAGGCTTCCCCTTGCCTACAGGCCAACACATCCCTGGCTGCAGTGCCCAGCAGCTCCCAGCATGCTCCGTGATGTTCAGCGGGCAGCACTACCCCCTCTGCTGCCTCCCACCCCCG CTGATCCAGGCGTGTACCATGCAGCAGCTCCCTGTGCCCTATCAGGCCTACCCCCACCTCATCTCCAGTGACCACTACATCCTGCACCCCCCACCGCCAGCCCCACACCCCCAGCCTGCCCACATGGCACCTCTTGGGCAGTTTGTATCGCTGCAGGCCCAGCATCCACGTATG ccccTGCAGCGGCTTGACAATGATGTGGACCTGCGGGGGGACCAGCATCCCCTGGGGAGCTTCACCTactccacctctgccccaggcccagccctgtcCCCATCTATGCCCCTGCACTACCTGCCCCATGATCCACTGCACCAGGAGCTGTCCTTTGGTGTG CCATATTCCCACATGATGCCTCGGAGACTGAGCACCCAGAGATACCGCCTGCAACAGCCGctgcccccgccacccccaccgccacccccgcCACCGTATTACCCCAGCTTCCTGCCCTACTTCCT CTCGATGCTGCCAATGTCACCAACAGCAATGGGGCCCACCATCAGCCTGGATCTCGACGTGGATGATGTGGAGATGGAGAACTATGAG GCCCTCCTGAATCTGGCAGAGCGGCTAGGAGATGCGAAGCCCCGAGGCCTCACCAAAGCGGACATCGAGCAGCTCCCATCGTACCGCTTTAACCCAGACAGCCATCAGTCAGAGCAGACACT ATGTGTTGTCTGCTTCAGTGACTTCGAGGCACGGCAGCTGCTCCGAGTCCTCCCCTGCAACCACGAGTTCCACACCAAGTGTGTCGATAAGTGGTTAAAG GCCAACCGGACGTGTCCCATTTGCCGGGCCGACGCCTCCGAGGTGCCCAGGGAGGCTGAGTGA
- the RNF44 gene encoding RING finger protein 44 isoform X1 — MRPWALAVTRWPPSAPVGQRQFSVGPSSTPGQLRGSPTGASSLWCSPSREGPLASLPAQDEHLPSQQPPSRPHLPVEEHRASAPAGRSPRMLHPASQQSPFMVDLHEQVHQGPVPLSYTVTTVTTQGFPLPTGQHIPGCSAQQLPACSVMFSGQHYPLCCLPPPLIQACTMQQLPVPYQAYPHLISSDHYILHPPPPAPHPQPAHMAPLGQFVSLQAQHPRMPLQRLDNDVDLRGDQHPLGSFTYSTSAPGPALSPSMPLHYLPHDPLHQELSFGVPYSHMMPRRLSTQRYRLQQPLPPPPPPPPPPPYYPSFLPYFLSMLPMSPTAMGPTISLDLDVDDVEMENYEALLNLAERLGDAKPRGLTKADIEQLPSYRFNPDSHQSEQTLCVVCFSDFEARQLLRVLPCNHEFHTKCVDKWLKRPWLPASPQPAMGPHQPGPTPVENPKSYCI; from the exons TCCTACTGGGGCCTCCTCTCTGTGGTGCAGCCCCAGCCGCGAGGGCCCCCTGGCCAGCCTGCCTGCCCAGGATGAGCACTTACCCTCCCAGCAGCCACCGTCCCGACCACACCTCCCTGTAGAGGAGCACCGAGCCTCGGCTCCTGCCGGCAGGAGCCCCCGAATGCTGCACCCAGCCTCTCAACAGAGCCCGTTCATGGTTGATCTCCACGAGCAG GTGCACCAGGGACCCGTCCCTCTGTCCTACACAGTCACCACAGTGACGACCCAAGGCTTCCCCTTGCCTACAGGCCAACACATCCCTGGCTGCAGTGCCCAGCAGCTCCCAGCATGCTCCGTGATGTTCAGCGGGCAGCACTACCCCCTCTGCTGCCTCCCACCCCCG CTGATCCAGGCGTGTACCATGCAGCAGCTCCCTGTGCCCTATCAGGCCTACCCCCACCTCATCTCCAGTGACCACTACATCCTGCACCCCCCACCGCCAGCCCCACACCCCCAGCCTGCCCACATGGCACCTCTTGGGCAGTTTGTATCGCTGCAGGCCCAGCATCCACGTATG ccccTGCAGCGGCTTGACAATGATGTGGACCTGCGGGGGGACCAGCATCCCCTGGGGAGCTTCACCTactccacctctgccccaggcccagccctgtcCCCATCTATGCCCCTGCACTACCTGCCCCATGATCCACTGCACCAGGAGCTGTCCTTTGGTGTG CCATATTCCCACATGATGCCTCGGAGACTGAGCACCCAGAGATACCGCCTGCAACAGCCGctgcccccgccacccccaccgccacccccgcCACCGTATTACCCCAGCTTCCTGCCCTACTTCCT CTCGATGCTGCCAATGTCACCAACAGCAATGGGGCCCACCATCAGCCTGGATCTCGACGTGGATGATGTGGAGATGGAGAACTATGAG GCCCTCCTGAATCTGGCAGAGCGGCTAGGAGATGCGAAGCCCCGAGGCCTCACCAAAGCGGACATCGAGCAGCTCCCATCGTACCGCTTTAACCCAGACAGCCATCAGTCAGAGCAGACACT ATGTGTTGTCTGCTTCAGTGACTTCGAGGCACGGCAGCTGCTCCGAGTCCTCCCCTGCAACCACGAGTTCCACACCAAGTGTGTCGATAAGTGGTTAAAG CGGCCCTGGCTCCCTGCGTCCCCTCAGCCTGCCATGGGGCCCCATCAGCCTGGCCCCACCCCCGTGGAGAACCCAAAGTCTTACTGTATATAA
- the RNF44 gene encoding RING finger protein 44 isoform X2 has translation MRPWALAVTRWPPSAPVGQRQFSVGPSSTPGQLRGSPTGASSLWCSPSREGPLASLPAQDEHLPSQQPPSRPHLPVEEHRASAPAGRSPRMLHPASQQSPFMVDLHEQVHQGPVPLSYTVTTVTTQGFPLPTGQHIPGCSAQQLPACSVMFSGQHYPLCCLPPPLIQACTMQQLPVPYQAYPHLISSDHYILHPPPPAPHPQPAHMAPLGQFVSLQAQHPRMPLQRLDNDVDLRGDQHPLGSFTYSTSAPGPALSPSMPLHYLPHDPLHQELSFGVPYSHMMPRRLSTQRYRLQQPLPPPPPPPPPPPYYPSFLPYFLSMLPMSPTAMGPTISLDLDVDDVEMENYEALLNLAERLGDAKPRGLTKADIEQLPSYRFNPDSHQSEQTLCVVCFSDFEARQLLRVLPCNHEFHTKCVDKWLKANRTCPICRADASEVPREAE, from the exons TCCTACTGGGGCCTCCTCTCTGTGGTGCAGCCCCAGCCGCGAGGGCCCCCTGGCCAGCCTGCCTGCCCAGGATGAGCACTTACCCTCCCAGCAGCCACCGTCCCGACCACACCTCCCTGTAGAGGAGCACCGAGCCTCGGCTCCTGCCGGCAGGAGCCCCCGAATGCTGCACCCAGCCTCTCAACAGAGCCCGTTCATGGTTGATCTCCACGAGCAG GTGCACCAGGGACCCGTCCCTCTGTCCTACACAGTCACCACAGTGACGACCCAAGGCTTCCCCTTGCCTACAGGCCAACACATCCCTGGCTGCAGTGCCCAGCAGCTCCCAGCATGCTCCGTGATGTTCAGCGGGCAGCACTACCCCCTCTGCTGCCTCCCACCCCCG CTGATCCAGGCGTGTACCATGCAGCAGCTCCCTGTGCCCTATCAGGCCTACCCCCACCTCATCTCCAGTGACCACTACATCCTGCACCCCCCACCGCCAGCCCCACACCCCCAGCCTGCCCACATGGCACCTCTTGGGCAGTTTGTATCGCTGCAGGCCCAGCATCCACGTATG ccccTGCAGCGGCTTGACAATGATGTGGACCTGCGGGGGGACCAGCATCCCCTGGGGAGCTTCACCTactccacctctgccccaggcccagccctgtcCCCATCTATGCCCCTGCACTACCTGCCCCATGATCCACTGCACCAGGAGCTGTCCTTTGGTGTG CCATATTCCCACATGATGCCTCGGAGACTGAGCACCCAGAGATACCGCCTGCAACAGCCGctgcccccgccacccccaccgccacccccgcCACCGTATTACCCCAGCTTCCTGCCCTACTTCCT CTCGATGCTGCCAATGTCACCAACAGCAATGGGGCCCACCATCAGCCTGGATCTCGACGTGGATGATGTGGAGATGGAGAACTATGAG GCCCTCCTGAATCTGGCAGAGCGGCTAGGAGATGCGAAGCCCCGAGGCCTCACCAAAGCGGACATCGAGCAGCTCCCATCGTACCGCTTTAACCCAGACAGCCATCAGTCAGAGCAGACACT ATGTGTTGTCTGCTTCAGTGACTTCGAGGCACGGCAGCTGCTCCGAGTCCTCCCCTGCAACCACGAGTTCCACACCAAGTGTGTCGATAAGTGGTTAAAG GCCAACCGGACGTGTCCCATTTGCCGGGCCGACGCCTCCGAGGTGCCCAGGGAGGCTGAGTGA
- the RNF44 gene encoding RING finger protein 44 isoform X6, producing MLHPASQQSPFMVDLHEQVHQGPVPLSYTVTTVTTQGFPLPTGQHIPGCSAQQLPACSVMFSGQHYPLCCLPPPLIQACTMQQLPVPYQAYPHLISSDHYILHPPPPAPHPQPAHMAPLGQFVSLQAQHPRMPLQRLDNDVDLRGDQHPLGSFTYSTSAPGPALSPSMPLHYLPHDPLHQELSFGVPYSHMMPRRLSTQRYRLQQPLPPPPPPPPPPPYYPSFLPYFLSMLPMSPTAMGPTISLDLDVDDVEMENYEALLNLAERLGDAKPRGLTKADIEQLPSYRFNPDSHQSEQTLCVVCFSDFEARQLLRVLPCNHEFHTKCVDKWLKRPWLPASPQPAMGPHQPGPTPVENPKSYCI from the exons ATGCTGCACCCAGCCTCTCAACAGAGCCCGTTCATGGTTGATCTCCACGAGCAG GTGCACCAGGGACCCGTCCCTCTGTCCTACACAGTCACCACAGTGACGACCCAAGGCTTCCCCTTGCCTACAGGCCAACACATCCCTGGCTGCAGTGCCCAGCAGCTCCCAGCATGCTCCGTGATGTTCAGCGGGCAGCACTACCCCCTCTGCTGCCTCCCACCCCCG CTGATCCAGGCGTGTACCATGCAGCAGCTCCCTGTGCCCTATCAGGCCTACCCCCACCTCATCTCCAGTGACCACTACATCCTGCACCCCCCACCGCCAGCCCCACACCCCCAGCCTGCCCACATGGCACCTCTTGGGCAGTTTGTATCGCTGCAGGCCCAGCATCCACGTATG ccccTGCAGCGGCTTGACAATGATGTGGACCTGCGGGGGGACCAGCATCCCCTGGGGAGCTTCACCTactccacctctgccccaggcccagccctgtcCCCATCTATGCCCCTGCACTACCTGCCCCATGATCCACTGCACCAGGAGCTGTCCTTTGGTGTG CCATATTCCCACATGATGCCTCGGAGACTGAGCACCCAGAGATACCGCCTGCAACAGCCGctgcccccgccacccccaccgccacccccgcCACCGTATTACCCCAGCTTCCTGCCCTACTTCCT CTCGATGCTGCCAATGTCACCAACAGCAATGGGGCCCACCATCAGCCTGGATCTCGACGTGGATGATGTGGAGATGGAGAACTATGAG GCCCTCCTGAATCTGGCAGAGCGGCTAGGAGATGCGAAGCCCCGAGGCCTCACCAAAGCGGACATCGAGCAGCTCCCATCGTACCGCTTTAACCCAGACAGCCATCAGTCAGAGCAGACACT ATGTGTTGTCTGCTTCAGTGACTTCGAGGCACGGCAGCTGCTCCGAGTCCTCCCCTGCAACCACGAGTTCCACACCAAGTGTGTCGATAAGTGGTTAAAG CGGCCCTGGCTCCCTGCGTCCCCTCAGCCTGCCATGGGGCCCCATCAGCCTGGCCCCACCCCCGTGGAGAACCCAAAGTCTTACTGTATATAA
- the RNF44 gene encoding RING finger protein 44 isoform X3: MRPWALAVTRWPPSAPVGQRQFSVGPSSTPGQLRGSPSREGPLASLPAQDEHLPSQQPPSRPHLPVEEHRASAPAGRSPRMLHPASQQSPFMVDLHEQVHQGPVPLSYTVTTVTTQGFPLPTGQHIPGCSAQQLPACSVMFSGQHYPLCCLPPPLIQACTMQQLPVPYQAYPHLISSDHYILHPPPPAPHPQPAHMAPLGQFVSLQAQHPRMPLQRLDNDVDLRGDQHPLGSFTYSTSAPGPALSPSMPLHYLPHDPLHQELSFGVPYSHMMPRRLSTQRYRLQQPLPPPPPPPPPPPYYPSFLPYFLSMLPMSPTAMGPTISLDLDVDDVEMENYEALLNLAERLGDAKPRGLTKADIEQLPSYRFNPDSHQSEQTLCVVCFSDFEARQLLRVLPCNHEFHTKCVDKWLKRPWLPASPQPAMGPHQPGPTPVENPKSYCI, translated from the exons CCCCAGCCGCGAGGGCCCCCTGGCCAGCCTGCCTGCCCAGGATGAGCACTTACCCTCCCAGCAGCCACCGTCCCGACCACACCTCCCTGTAGAGGAGCACCGAGCCTCGGCTCCTGCCGGCAGGAGCCCCCGAATGCTGCACCCAGCCTCTCAACAGAGCCCGTTCATGGTTGATCTCCACGAGCAG GTGCACCAGGGACCCGTCCCTCTGTCCTACACAGTCACCACAGTGACGACCCAAGGCTTCCCCTTGCCTACAGGCCAACACATCCCTGGCTGCAGTGCCCAGCAGCTCCCAGCATGCTCCGTGATGTTCAGCGGGCAGCACTACCCCCTCTGCTGCCTCCCACCCCCG CTGATCCAGGCGTGTACCATGCAGCAGCTCCCTGTGCCCTATCAGGCCTACCCCCACCTCATCTCCAGTGACCACTACATCCTGCACCCCCCACCGCCAGCCCCACACCCCCAGCCTGCCCACATGGCACCTCTTGGGCAGTTTGTATCGCTGCAGGCCCAGCATCCACGTATG ccccTGCAGCGGCTTGACAATGATGTGGACCTGCGGGGGGACCAGCATCCCCTGGGGAGCTTCACCTactccacctctgccccaggcccagccctgtcCCCATCTATGCCCCTGCACTACCTGCCCCATGATCCACTGCACCAGGAGCTGTCCTTTGGTGTG CCATATTCCCACATGATGCCTCGGAGACTGAGCACCCAGAGATACCGCCTGCAACAGCCGctgcccccgccacccccaccgccacccccgcCACCGTATTACCCCAGCTTCCTGCCCTACTTCCT CTCGATGCTGCCAATGTCACCAACAGCAATGGGGCCCACCATCAGCCTGGATCTCGACGTGGATGATGTGGAGATGGAGAACTATGAG GCCCTCCTGAATCTGGCAGAGCGGCTAGGAGATGCGAAGCCCCGAGGCCTCACCAAAGCGGACATCGAGCAGCTCCCATCGTACCGCTTTAACCCAGACAGCCATCAGTCAGAGCAGACACT ATGTGTTGTCTGCTTCAGTGACTTCGAGGCACGGCAGCTGCTCCGAGTCCTCCCCTGCAACCACGAGTTCCACACCAAGTGTGTCGATAAGTGGTTAAAG CGGCCCTGGCTCCCTGCGTCCCCTCAGCCTGCCATGGGGCCCCATCAGCCTGGCCCCACCCCCGTGGAGAACCCAAAGTCTTACTGTATATAA
- the RNF44 gene encoding RING finger protein 44 isoform X5, producing the protein MAPLSPTGASSLWCSPSREGPLASLPAQDEHLPSQQPPSRPHLPVEEHRASAPAGRSPRMLHPASQQSPFMVDLHEQVHQGPVPLSYTVTTVTTQGFPLPTGQHIPGCSAQQLPACSVMFSGQHYPLCCLPPPLIQACTMQQLPVPYQAYPHLISSDHYILHPPPPAPHPQPAHMAPLGQFVSLQAQHPRMPLQRLDNDVDLRGDQHPLGSFTYSTSAPGPALSPSMPLHYLPHDPLHQELSFGVPYSHMMPRRLSTQRYRLQQPLPPPPPPPPPPPYYPSFLPYFLSMLPMSPTAMGPTISLDLDVDDVEMENYEALLNLAERLGDAKPRGLTKADIEQLPSYRFNPDSHQSEQTLCVVCFSDFEARQLLRVLPCNHEFHTKCVDKWLKRPWLPASPQPAMGPHQPGPTPVENPKSYCI; encoded by the exons TGGCTCCCCTCAGTCCTACTGGGGCCTCCTCTCTGTGGTGCAGCCCCAGCCGCGAGGGCCCCCTGGCCAGCCTGCCTGCCCAGGATGAGCACTTACCCTCCCAGCAGCCACCGTCCCGACCACACCTCCCTGTAGAGGAGCACCGAGCCTCGGCTCCTGCCGGCAGGAGCCCCCGAATGCTGCACCCAGCCTCTCAACAGAGCCCGTTCATGGTTGATCTCCACGAGCAG GTGCACCAGGGACCCGTCCCTCTGTCCTACACAGTCACCACAGTGACGACCCAAGGCTTCCCCTTGCCTACAGGCCAACACATCCCTGGCTGCAGTGCCCAGCAGCTCCCAGCATGCTCCGTGATGTTCAGCGGGCAGCACTACCCCCTCTGCTGCCTCCCACCCCCG CTGATCCAGGCGTGTACCATGCAGCAGCTCCCTGTGCCCTATCAGGCCTACCCCCACCTCATCTCCAGTGACCACTACATCCTGCACCCCCCACCGCCAGCCCCACACCCCCAGCCTGCCCACATGGCACCTCTTGGGCAGTTTGTATCGCTGCAGGCCCAGCATCCACGTATG ccccTGCAGCGGCTTGACAATGATGTGGACCTGCGGGGGGACCAGCATCCCCTGGGGAGCTTCACCTactccacctctgccccaggcccagccctgtcCCCATCTATGCCCCTGCACTACCTGCCCCATGATCCACTGCACCAGGAGCTGTCCTTTGGTGTG CCATATTCCCACATGATGCCTCGGAGACTGAGCACCCAGAGATACCGCCTGCAACAGCCGctgcccccgccacccccaccgccacccccgcCACCGTATTACCCCAGCTTCCTGCCCTACTTCCT CTCGATGCTGCCAATGTCACCAACAGCAATGGGGCCCACCATCAGCCTGGATCTCGACGTGGATGATGTGGAGATGGAGAACTATGAG GCCCTCCTGAATCTGGCAGAGCGGCTAGGAGATGCGAAGCCCCGAGGCCTCACCAAAGCGGACATCGAGCAGCTCCCATCGTACCGCTTTAACCCAGACAGCCATCAGTCAGAGCAGACACT ATGTGTTGTCTGCTTCAGTGACTTCGAGGCACGGCAGCTGCTCCGAGTCCTCCCCTGCAACCACGAGTTCCACACCAAGTGTGTCGATAAGTGGTTAAAG CGGCCCTGGCTCCCTGCGTCCCCTCAGCCTGCCATGGGGCCCCATCAGCCTGGCCCCACCCCCGTGGAGAACCCAAAGTCTTACTGTATATAA